One region of Cucurbita pepo subsp. pepo cultivar mu-cu-16 chromosome LG03, ASM280686v2, whole genome shotgun sequence genomic DNA includes:
- the LOC111790203 gene encoding beta-glucosidase 11 isoform X1 — MSNLGLINGLLLLMLLKPTGIGAAAAFANSYSRYDFPPAFVFGSGTTAYQVEGAAKQDGRTPSIWDTYAHSGDGPGGDGDIACDQYHKYKEDVKLMVDVGLDAYRFSISWSRLIPNGRGAINPKGLEYYNNLINELITHGIQPHVTLHNFDLPQALEDEYGGWVSPKIIEDFKAYAEVCFREFGDRVLHWSTINEANVFALGGYDLGFLPPQRCSPPFGIRNCSKGNSSTEPYLVVHHCLLAHASASSLYKNNYKDKQHGFVGISIYMFRFVPFTESKEDAKAVERAYEFLVNWVLHPLVFGEYPNLMKKNVGSKMPIFSDDASSLVKGSADFIGIIHYQNWHIKDDPYSFMMETRDLGADMGAKAIMLHENVTTPESLQMVIEYLKQVYGNPPTYVYENGLPMKRNSWLNDEPRVEYMHAYIGAVLDALRNGSNVKGYFSWSFLDVFELLDGYDSSYGLFYVDFDDPNLKRYSKFSAQWFSNFLKGKGKGKVAHSNGVLELKNNQTTLPSSSYSSYKLLE, encoded by the exons atGTCAAATTTGGGTCTCATAAATGGGTTATTGTTGCTGATGCTCTTAAAGCCAACAGGTATAggagctgctgctgcttttgCTAATTCTTATAGCAGATACGATTTTCCACCTGCGTTTGTTTTTGGATCTGGCACCACTGCTTATCAg GTTGAAGGAGCTGCTAAGCAAGATGGCAGGACACCAAGCATTTGGGATACCTATGCTCATTCTG GAGATGGACCTGGAGGAGACGGTGACATAGCATGTGATCAATATCACAAATATAAG GAAGATGTGAAATTGATGGTGGATGTTGGACTTGATGCTTATAGATTTTCCATCTCATGGTCGAGACTTATTCCAA ATGGAAGAGGAGCCATAAATCCAAAGGGGTTAGAATACTACAACAATCTCATCAATGAACTCATCACCCATG GAATTCAACCCCATGTAACATTGCATAACTTTGATCTTCCACAAGCACTTGAAGATGAGTATGGCGGATGGGTTAGTCCGAAGATTAT AGAAGATTTCAAAGCATACGCAGAGGTATGTTTTAGAGAATTTGGAGATAGGGTGTTGCATTGGTCAACTATAAACGAGGCTAATGTGTTTGCGTTGGGAGGATACGACTTAGGATTTCTACCACCTCAACGATGCTCGCCTCCATTTGGAATCAGAAATTGTTCTAAAGGAAACTCATCAACTGAGCCTTATTTGGTTGTGCATCATTGTCTATTGGCACACGCATCTGCTTCAAGTTTGTATAAAAATAACTACAAG GACAAACAACATGGTTTCGTAGGGATCAGCATCTATATGTTTCGATTCGTTCCTTTCACGGAATCAAAAGAAGACGCAAAGGCTGTTGAAAGAGCCTACGAGTTTCTTGTTAATTG GGTGCTTCATCCATTAGTGTTTGGAGAGTATCCTaatttgatgaagaaaaatgTAGGGTCAAAAATGCCAATTTTCAGTGATGATGCGAGCAGTCTAGTGAAGGGGTCTGCTGATTTCATAGGGATCATTCATTATCAGAATTGGCATATCAAAGATGATCCTTATAGCTTCATGATGGAAACTAGAGACCTTGGAGCTGATATGGGAGCAAAAGCAATCA TGTTACATGAAAATGTCACGACACCCGAG AGCCTCCAAATGGTAATAGAGTACTTGAAGCAAGTTTATGGCAATCCTCCAACTTACGTCTATGAAAATG GTCTTCCAATGAAGAGAAATTCATGGTTAAATGATGAGCCAAGAGTGGAATACATGCATGCCTACATTGGTGCTGTTCTTGATGCTTTGAG GAATGGATCAAACGTAAAAGGCTACTTCAGTTGGTCATTTCTTGACGTATTTGAGTTACTGGATGGATATGATTCAAGTTATGGATTGTTCTACGTAGATTTCGATGATCCAAATTTGAAACGATATTCTAAATTCTCGGCTCAATGGTTCTCCAACTttttgaaagggaaagggaaagggaaggTTGCCCATTCAAATGGGGTTTTGGAGCTCAAGAACAATCAAACCACCTTGCCTTcttcatcatactcatcatataaacttttagaataa
- the LOC111790203 gene encoding beta-glucosidase 11 isoform X2: MVDVGLDAYRFSISWSRLIPNGRGAINPKGLEYYNNLINELITHGIQPHVTLHNFDLPQALEDEYGGWVSPKIIEDFKAYAEVCFREFGDRVLHWSTINEANVFALGGYDLGFLPPQRCSPPFGIRNCSKGNSSTEPYLVVHHCLLAHASASSLYKNNYKDKQHGFVGISIYMFRFVPFTESKEDAKAVERAYEFLVNWVLHPLVFGEYPNLMKKNVGSKMPIFSDDASSLVKGSADFIGIIHYQNWHIKDDPYSFMMETRDLGADMGAKAIMLHENVTTPESLQMVIEYLKQVYGNPPTYVYENGLPMKRNSWLNDEPRVEYMHAYIGAVLDALRNGSNVKGYFSWSFLDVFELLDGYDSSYGLFYVDFDDPNLKRYSKFSAQWFSNFLKGKGKGKVAHSNGVLELKNNQTTLPSSSYSSYKLLE, from the exons ATGGTGGATGTTGGACTTGATGCTTATAGATTTTCCATCTCATGGTCGAGACTTATTCCAA ATGGAAGAGGAGCCATAAATCCAAAGGGGTTAGAATACTACAACAATCTCATCAATGAACTCATCACCCATG GAATTCAACCCCATGTAACATTGCATAACTTTGATCTTCCACAAGCACTTGAAGATGAGTATGGCGGATGGGTTAGTCCGAAGATTAT AGAAGATTTCAAAGCATACGCAGAGGTATGTTTTAGAGAATTTGGAGATAGGGTGTTGCATTGGTCAACTATAAACGAGGCTAATGTGTTTGCGTTGGGAGGATACGACTTAGGATTTCTACCACCTCAACGATGCTCGCCTCCATTTGGAATCAGAAATTGTTCTAAAGGAAACTCATCAACTGAGCCTTATTTGGTTGTGCATCATTGTCTATTGGCACACGCATCTGCTTCAAGTTTGTATAAAAATAACTACAAG GACAAACAACATGGTTTCGTAGGGATCAGCATCTATATGTTTCGATTCGTTCCTTTCACGGAATCAAAAGAAGACGCAAAGGCTGTTGAAAGAGCCTACGAGTTTCTTGTTAATTG GGTGCTTCATCCATTAGTGTTTGGAGAGTATCCTaatttgatgaagaaaaatgTAGGGTCAAAAATGCCAATTTTCAGTGATGATGCGAGCAGTCTAGTGAAGGGGTCTGCTGATTTCATAGGGATCATTCATTATCAGAATTGGCATATCAAAGATGATCCTTATAGCTTCATGATGGAAACTAGAGACCTTGGAGCTGATATGGGAGCAAAAGCAATCA TGTTACATGAAAATGTCACGACACCCGAG AGCCTCCAAATGGTAATAGAGTACTTGAAGCAAGTTTATGGCAATCCTCCAACTTACGTCTATGAAAATG GTCTTCCAATGAAGAGAAATTCATGGTTAAATGATGAGCCAAGAGTGGAATACATGCATGCCTACATTGGTGCTGTTCTTGATGCTTTGAG GAATGGATCAAACGTAAAAGGCTACTTCAGTTGGTCATTTCTTGACGTATTTGAGTTACTGGATGGATATGATTCAAGTTATGGATTGTTCTACGTAGATTTCGATGATCCAAATTTGAAACGATATTCTAAATTCTCGGCTCAATGGTTCTCCAACTttttgaaagggaaagggaaagggaaggTTGCCCATTCAAATGGGGTTTTGGAGCTCAAGAACAATCAAACCACCTTGCCTTcttcatcatactcatcatataaacttttagaataa
- the LOC111790204 gene encoding phytochrome A-associated F-box protein-like, producing MADSAFSSLPDDILLNIFFKLEDDPRYWARLACVSTKFSSIIRNICWKNKCSKAIPSLVADLAIGGSIPPGGWASLHKLAVCCPGLIHSGVLLENSDFGLGRELGPDENYMKLVASHLSETETKSKSSTALFEVNSDLSASASASDCAWSLYDDLYLDTVYNDSEASDVPDPQIGVTKVEKGVFMADREFYLSERRRISRSMKSHLASGVWNLSREEGNKLLRSRFRGDSLYICDWPGCVHIEEKRNYMIFRGVFKNFKGSHVWRTIRDGNRNKIDVNCAFCSCNETWDLHSAFCLRRVFGYHDDGEPVVRAYVCENGHVSGAWTDLPLYT from the coding sequence ATGGCGGATTCTGCCTTTTCTTCCCTTCCCGACGACATTCTTCTCAACATCTTCTTCAAGCTCGAAGACGATCCCCGCTACTGGGCTCGATTGGCCTGTGTTTCCACCAAATTCTCCTCTATTATCCGCAACATCTGCTGGAAGAATAAGTGTTCCAAGGCCATCCCCTCTCTCGTTGCTGATCTTGCCATCGGCGGCTCTATTCCCCCCGGTGGATGGGCCTCCCTTCATAAGCTTGCTGTCTGTTGTCCCGGTCTCATCCATTCCGGTGTTCTTCTCGAGAATTCCGATTTCGGCCTCGGCCGCGAGCTTGGTCCTGATGAAAATTACATGAAATTGGTCGCGTCTCACCTATCGGAAACGGAAACGAAATCGAAATCCTCTACTGCTCTATTTGAGGTTAATTCTGATCTCTCTGcctctgcttctgcttctgatTGTGCTTGGTCTCTCTACGATGATCTGTATCTCGATACTGTTTATAATGATTCTGAAGCCTCCGATGTTCCCGACCCCCAAATTGGTGTTACCAAAGTGGAGAAAGGCGTTTTTATGGCGGATAGGGAATTTTATCTTTCGGAGAGGAGAAGAATCAGCAGGTCCATGAAATCGCATTTGGCATCTGGTGTTTGGAACTTAAGCAGGgaagaaggaaacaaactGCTTCGAAGCCGATTTCGCGGCGATTCTCTGTACATTTGTGATTGGCCTGGATGTGTTCACATTGAAGAGAAGCGTAATTACATGATTTTCAGAGGCGTTTTCAAGAACTTCAAGGGATCTCATGTCTGGAGAACGATAAGGGATGGCAATAGGAACAAAATTGATGTGAATTGTGCGTTTTGTTCTTGCAACGAGACTTGGGATTTGCATTCCGCCTTCTGTTTGAGGCGAGTTTTTGGGTACCATGATGATGGAGAGCCAGTTGTTCGAGCTTATGTCTGTGAGAATGGACATGTCTCTGGAGCTTGGACGGATCTGCCATTATACACTTGA